A genomic stretch from Bacillus sp. E(2018) includes:
- a CDS encoding MFS transporter has translation MIKANRNFHFLWSGQTLANLGDILYIICLITLVYKETGSVLHMALIPFAKTMSLLVSGFLAPLFIEKYKRRSLLVYSLILKTALLFCLCLLSLYGIHTATTFIVLYILVVIISLLEGFGNPARRSMVPDLVESTELVKANSFISIANQTSMLLSWPLGSVLLVMWGEQNMLWITFGLFVAATILTTQIRVNERENVERHESKWEAMKEGWQLIFQSKKLTTLTIMDVLENFGHGVWIAAILYVYVETVIGKGEAWWGYINASFFAGMMVAGLVVYRFSKKMESHLGFVIMASTVCLMLLNVWFGLTSSAWIALLVSFVFGFPQMARDVSQNTLIQESYRDKQLAKVYASHGTLVYGTFGIATLILGWFAEEFGVRETYVFVSFLFLISFLIAFLNRKVLHSNQKIASLEQDIV, from the coding sequence ATGATCAAAGCAAATCGCAATTTTCATTTTTTATGGAGCGGACAGACGCTCGCGAATTTAGGAGATATTCTCTATATAATTTGTCTGATTACACTTGTTTACAAGGAAACGGGATCAGTCCTGCATATGGCTCTTATTCCCTTTGCGAAAACGATGTCTTTGCTCGTCTCAGGTTTTCTAGCGCCTTTATTCATCGAAAAGTACAAACGAAGAAGCTTATTGGTCTATAGCCTAATTCTGAAAACAGCGTTGTTATTCTGTTTATGTTTATTAAGTTTATATGGTATACATACGGCTACAACCTTTATCGTATTGTATATTTTGGTCGTGATTATTTCTCTTCTTGAAGGTTTCGGAAACCCCGCACGAAGATCAATGGTGCCTGATCTTGTAGAAAGTACTGAGCTTGTTAAAGCAAACAGTTTCATTAGTATTGCCAACCAGACTTCGATGCTTTTATCATGGCCGCTAGGCAGTGTTCTATTAGTGATGTGGGGTGAACAAAACATGCTATGGATCACTTTTGGCTTATTTGTAGCTGCAACAATACTTACAACACAAATAAGGGTTAACGAAAGGGAGAACGTTGAGCGCCATGAATCCAAGTGGGAGGCGATGAAAGAAGGTTGGCAACTGATCTTTCAATCAAAGAAACTAACCACTTTAACGATTATGGATGTGCTTGAAAACTTTGGTCATGGGGTTTGGATTGCCGCAATTCTTTACGTATATGTTGAAACGGTGATAGGAAAAGGAGAAGCATGGTGGGGTTACATCAATGCATCTTTTTTTGCAGGAATGATGGTAGCGGGTCTCGTAGTATATCGGTTTTCTAAAAAAATGGAATCACATCTAGGCTTTGTGATTATGGCATCAACGGTTTGTTTGATGTTGCTTAACGTGTGGTTCGGTCTGACTTCATCAGCGTGGATCGCCTTATTGGTTTCATTCGTTTTTGGTTTTCCACAGATGGCCAGAGATGTTTCGCAAAATACGTTGATCCAAGAATCCTATAGAGATAAACAATTAGCGAAAGTGTATGCCTCTCATGGAACACTCGTATATGGGACATTTGGAATAGCAACATTAATACTTGGTTGGTTTGCAGAAGAATTTGGTGTTCGAGAAACATATGTATTCGTAAGTTTTCTGTTTTTGATTTCCTTTTTAATCGCATTCTTAAATCGTAAAGTCCTACATTCTAACCAGAAAATTGCATCATTAGAACAAGATATTGTTTAG
- a CDS encoding phosphatase PAP2 family protein: MRIIKENILALCLLLSIPLLNIIYQVLNHGERGARQLITAVDHQIPFAEIFIVPYILWYAFIFLMFVYFCVYDRAIYYRTLLSFCVGMLVCYVIYFFFQTTVPRPELVEGGILTKMVQYVYGADQPFNCFPSIHVLSSYLMILGIRHSKMWTIKKDIIVSVIAYSIILSTLFVKQHVVLDVVAGILLSSLLFKLFYYLEAETVFSFFKRMFKTKLQSTEKS, translated from the coding sequence TTGCGTATAATAAAAGAGAATATTTTAGCTTTATGTCTCCTCCTCTCTATCCCTTTACTGAATATTATTTATCAAGTATTAAATCATGGGGAACGCGGGGCGAGGCAACTTATTACAGCAGTGGATCATCAAATCCCATTTGCGGAGATTTTTATTGTACCTTATATCCTTTGGTATGCTTTTATTTTTCTAATGTTTGTTTATTTTTGTGTTTATGACAGAGCTATATATTATCGAACCTTATTAAGTTTTTGTGTTGGAATGCTGGTATGTTATGTGATTTATTTCTTCTTTCAAACCACTGTTCCCCGTCCCGAACTAGTTGAAGGTGGTATTCTCACCAAGATGGTTCAGTATGTGTATGGCGCTGATCAACCGTTTAACTGTTTTCCGAGTATTCATGTTTTAAGTAGTTATCTTATGATATTAGGGATTCGCCATAGTAAGATGTGGACGATCAAGAAAGATATCATTGTTTCCGTTATTGCTTACAGCATTATCTTGTCGACACTTTTCGTTAAACAGCATGTTGTATTAGATGTAGTTGCTGGGATTTTATTAAGCAGTCTGCTTTTCAAATTGTTCTATTACCTTGAGGCTGAAACGGTATTCAGCTTTTTCAAACGAATGTTTAAGACAAAACTTCAAAGCACAGAAAAAAGTTAA
- the wrbA gene encoding NAD(P)H:quinone oxidoreductase encodes MANILVVYYSSYGHIHEMALAASEGVKQVDGTEVKVVKVPEFEVTKKYMSQQDAYVKAQEAQVDIPEVTLDDLKWADGIIWGIPTRYGMMPAQIKQLLDSAGSLWANGDLEGKPTAVITSSNTIHGGQESTAITSFVPLMHFGMIYVGLPYGENPEQMTSDGIGGSPYAASTVAGADGSQQPQDVEKTMASRLGKRVAKVAKALKGNL; translated from the coding sequence GTGGCTAACATTTTAGTTGTATATTATAGTTCTTATGGTCATATTCATGAGATGGCACTGGCAGCATCAGAAGGAGTAAAGCAAGTTGACGGAACCGAAGTGAAAGTTGTAAAAGTTCCTGAATTTGAAGTCACAAAAAAATATATGTCTCAACAAGATGCTTATGTAAAAGCTCAAGAAGCACAGGTAGATATTCCTGAGGTTACACTTGATGATTTAAAATGGGCAGATGGTATAATCTGGGGAATCCCTACGCGATACGGGATGATGCCAGCACAAATCAAACAATTGCTTGATTCTGCAGGCAGTCTTTGGGCGAATGGTGATTTAGAAGGTAAACCGACTGCCGTAATTACAAGTTCAAATACGATTCATGGTGGACAAGAATCTACCGCCATCACATCTTTCGTTCCACTCATGCACTTTGGTATGATCTATGTAGGGCTGCCATATGGAGAAAACCCAGAACAGATGACATCAGACGGCATCGGTGGTTCGCCATACGCGGCTTCGACAGTCGCTGGAGCAGATGGTAGTCAACAGCCTCAAGATGTTGAAAAAACAATGGCTTCTCGTTTAGGAAAACGTGTGGCAAAAGTGGCAAAAGCACTTAAAGGTAATTTATAG
- the copZ gene encoding copper chaperone CopZ: METKTLHVYGMTCGHCKAAVTNALNELDGVKNVVVHLETGKVDVEVDSSKVTDAEMREAIEDQGYDVK; the protein is encoded by the coding sequence ATGGAAACGAAAACATTACATGTATATGGTATGACATGTGGACATTGTAAAGCAGCGGTAACGAATGCATTGAATGAATTAGATGGAGTGAAAAACGTTGTGGTTCACTTGGAAACCGGGAAAGTGGATGTAGAAGTGGATTCTTCGAAAGTTACAGATGCAGAAATGCGTGAAGCGATTGAAGATCAGGGTTATGATGTAAAGTAA
- a CDS encoding heavy metal translocating P-type ATPase has product MSQKKLNLGITGMTCSACATRIEKVLNKMDHVDVNVNLAMEKASVTFDPETISLQQIEQKIEELGYGVVKEKVDLDISGMTCAACSTRIEKSLNRMEGVSSATVNLTGETGSIEYNPAVVSLDDLVNKIKKLGYHASTQQDREMKKTKKDQEIASKKRKLFLSIILSLPLLYTMFAHMPWDFGLPMPSLLMNPWFQLLLASVVQFYIGGAFYIGAFRALRNKSANMDVLVALGTSAAFFYSVVEAFKTIGNPAYMPQLYFETSAVLITLILVGKYFETLAKGRTTEAISKLLNLQAKEATVIRDGQEKKVSIEQVIVGDTLLIKPGEKIPVDGTVLSGNSSIDESMITGEAIPVEKAEGDFVIGATINKNGTLRMEAKKVGKETALAGIIKIVEDAQGSKAPIQRMADYISGIFVPIVVGIAILAFVAWYVLVDPGNLPQALEVSIAILVIACPCALGLATPTSIMVGTGKGAEQGILFKGGEYLEGSQRIDAVLLDKTGTVTKGKPEVTDLKELKEGFISHVISAEKSSEHPLAEAIVEYGVEQHFPFIETESFHAIPGQGIEAVVSGNTVLVGTRRLMNEKAVAYKEHEALLETYENEGKTAMLGAVEGELVLIIAVADTVKETSKKAINSLTEQGIDVYMITGDNKRTALAIAHEVGIKEVFSEVLPEDKARIVKELQDKGKTVAMVGDGINDAPALATANIGMAIGTGTDVAIEAADVTLVGGDLNHIPKAIELSRKTMRNIRQNLFWALFYNTAGIPIAAFGLLEPWVAGAAMAFSSVSVVTNALRLKRLTLTEN; this is encoded by the coding sequence ATGAGCCAAAAGAAATTGAATCTAGGAATCACGGGCATGACATGCTCAGCTTGTGCAACTCGTATTGAAAAAGTGTTGAACAAAATGGACCATGTCGATGTTAACGTCAACTTAGCTATGGAAAAAGCTTCTGTAACGTTTGATCCTGAGACGATCAGCCTTCAGCAGATTGAACAAAAAATTGAAGAGCTAGGTTACGGTGTTGTTAAAGAAAAAGTAGATCTGGATATCTCTGGCATGACTTGTGCAGCATGTTCTACACGCATCGAAAAAAGCTTAAATCGTATGGAAGGGGTCTCTAGTGCTACCGTTAACTTAACGGGCGAAACGGGATCCATCGAATATAATCCTGCGGTTGTTTCTCTCGACGATCTAGTGAACAAGATAAAAAAACTGGGATATCATGCTTCTACTCAACAAGATCGTGAAATGAAAAAGACGAAGAAGGATCAAGAGATCGCTTCAAAGAAAAGGAAGTTGTTTCTTTCTATCATCCTGTCTCTGCCACTTTTATATACAATGTTTGCTCATATGCCATGGGATTTTGGTTTGCCCATGCCATCATTATTAATGAACCCTTGGTTCCAACTTCTTCTTGCTTCAGTTGTCCAATTTTATATCGGTGGTGCTTTTTATATCGGTGCTTTTCGAGCGCTTCGTAATAAGAGTGCGAACATGGATGTTCTTGTTGCACTTGGAACGTCTGCTGCCTTCTTTTACAGCGTTGTTGAAGCCTTTAAAACGATCGGCAATCCAGCATATATGCCACAACTTTATTTTGAGACAAGCGCAGTTTTGATCACCCTGATTTTAGTCGGAAAATATTTCGAGACTCTTGCTAAAGGCAGAACAACAGAAGCGATTTCTAAACTATTGAATCTGCAGGCGAAGGAAGCAACTGTCATTCGTGATGGACAAGAAAAGAAAGTCTCAATAGAACAAGTGATAGTTGGTGATACCCTGCTTATTAAGCCAGGTGAAAAAATACCTGTAGATGGTACGGTGCTCTCTGGAAATTCGTCCATCGATGAAAGTATGATTACAGGCGAAGCGATCCCTGTTGAAAAAGCAGAAGGTGATTTCGTTATTGGAGCGACAATCAACAAGAACGGTACTCTTCGTATGGAAGCCAAAAAAGTAGGAAAAGAAACGGCTCTAGCAGGAATCATAAAGATTGTTGAAGACGCTCAAGGATCAAAAGCACCAATACAACGTATGGCTGACTATATTTCAGGTATTTTCGTGCCGATTGTAGTTGGTATTGCCATACTTGCCTTTGTTGCTTGGTATGTTCTTGTTGATCCAGGTAACCTTCCACAAGCACTTGAAGTCAGCATTGCCATTCTAGTGATCGCCTGTCCGTGTGCACTTGGTCTTGCAACACCAACATCTATTATGGTGGGAACAGGTAAAGGAGCAGAACAAGGAATCTTGTTTAAAGGCGGAGAGTATCTGGAAGGCTCACAAAGAATTGATGCTGTACTACTTGATAAAACAGGGACGGTTACAAAAGGGAAACCAGAAGTAACAGATCTTAAAGAGTTAAAAGAAGGTTTCATTTCTCATGTGATTTCTGCAGAAAAAAGCTCTGAACACCCTCTAGCGGAAGCGATTGTCGAGTACGGAGTCGAACAGCATTTTCCTTTCATTGAGACGGAATCCTTTCATGCTATTCCAGGTCAAGGTATTGAAGCTGTTGTGAGTGGAAATACCGTACTGGTTGGAACGAGAAGGCTCATGAATGAAAAAGCTGTAGCATACAAAGAGCACGAAGCACTTCTTGAGACATATGAGAACGAAGGAAAAACAGCTATGCTAGGAGCAGTTGAAGGAGAGCTCGTTCTGATAATAGCTGTTGCTGATACGGTAAAAGAAACATCAAAAAAAGCGATTAACTCCTTAACAGAACAGGGTATTGATGTGTATATGATCACAGGTGATAACAAAAGAACAGCACTTGCCATCGCACATGAAGTAGGCATTAAAGAAGTATTTTCTGAAGTGTTACCTGAAGATAAAGCGCGTATCGTAAAAGAACTACAAGACAAAGGAAAAACAGTTGCGATGGTCGGAGATGGAATTAATGACGCTCCGGCACTAGCGACTGCTAATATCGGTATGGCGATCGGAACAGGAACAGATGTAGCGATCGAAGCCGCTGATGTTACGCTTGTTGGTGGGGATCTTAATCATATTCCAAAAGCGATAGAGTTAAGCCGAAAGACAATGCGAAATATAAGACAAAACTTATTCTGGGCATTGTTTTACAATACAGCAGGTATACCAATCGCAGCATTCGGGCTCCTAGAACCTTGGGTTGCTGGAGCGGCTATGGCTTTTAGCTCAGTATCTGTTGTTACGAACGCATTGCGTTTAAAACGGTTAACATTAACTGAAAACTAG
- a CDS encoding metal-sensing transcriptional repressor, with translation MEQKTHRCESDKQDLNNRLKKIEGQVRGLQKMIEDDRYCIDVLVQISAVTAGLKRVGFQLMESHTQHCVADAIKSGDGEDSIEELMRVIKQFSKS, from the coding sequence ATGGAACAAAAAACGCATCGTTGTGAGAGTGATAAGCAAGATTTAAACAACCGTTTAAAAAAGATCGAGGGTCAAGTTCGTGGCCTTCAAAAAATGATAGAAGATGATCGTTATTGTATTGATGTTCTTGTTCAGATCTCAGCTGTCACAGCAGGATTAAAAAGAGTAGGTTTTCAATTGATGGAAAGTCACACGCAGCATTGCGTTGCGGATGCGATTAAATCGGGTGATGGGGAAGACTCTATAGAAGAATTGATGAGAGTCATTAAGCAGTTCTCTAAATCTTAA
- a CDS encoding VTT domain-containing protein, giving the protein MSETVIQFFNEYREWAIVISLVLNIVVSILGVVPTVFITAANIMFFGFWNGTFLSFIGEALGAMVAFLLYRKGFKQVSRDKLKGYPRVVRLLEARGREAFLLILSLRLLPFVPSGFVTFASAIGAVSAGTFVIASSIGKLPALLLEAYSVYNVTEWNTEGKIILGGAALVGIYIYVTKQRK; this is encoded by the coding sequence ATGTCGGAAACAGTTATTCAATTTTTTAATGAGTATAGGGAATGGGCCATTGTCATTTCACTCGTACTAAATATTGTGGTTAGTATTTTAGGAGTTGTTCCTACCGTTTTTATCACGGCTGCTAATATCATGTTCTTTGGATTTTGGAACGGAACATTTCTTTCATTTATTGGAGAGGCTCTAGGGGCAATGGTTGCGTTTCTTTTATATAGAAAAGGGTTTAAACAAGTTTCTAGAGATAAGCTTAAAGGGTACCCCAGGGTGGTAAGGTTGTTAGAAGCGAGAGGAAGAGAAGCATTTCTCCTTATTCTGTCACTTCGCTTGTTGCCCTTTGTGCCATCTGGTTTCGTTACGTTTGCTAGTGCGATTGGTGCAGTTTCAGCGGGAACTTTTGTTATAGCTAGCTCTATTGGAAAGCTGCCAGCACTGCTTTTAGAAGCGTATTCTGTTTACAACGTAACCGAATGGAATACAGAAGGTAAAATTATTCTAGGTGGGGCAGCTTTAGTAGGCATCTACATTTATGTAACCAAACAACGAAAGTAA